A genome region from Meriones unguiculatus strain TT.TT164.6M chromosome 19, Bangor_MerUng_6.1, whole genome shotgun sequence includes the following:
- the Slc17a4 gene encoding probable small intestine urate exporter isoform X1 — MSTEADIKATVGDIPNDNNLNVTQEESCKKGFCSMRHGLALILHLCNFSIYTQKMNLSIAITAMVNTTVASSQLNVSTERSTPNSQDFWNETFQESKAPVYDWAPEIQGILLSSLDYGSFLAPIPAGYVAGVFGAKYVVGAGLFISSVLTLFLPLAADTGVALLIVLRIIQGIAQVMVLTGQFSIWVRWAPPSERSQLTTIAASGAMLGTFLVLIAGGLLCQALGWPYIFYIFGGIGCACCLIWFPLVYDDPQNHPFVSTGEKRYIVCSLAQEDCSLGWSLPIKAMVKSLPLWAIVVSYFCEYWLLSTIMAYTPTYISSVLQANLRDSGILSALPFVVGCICIILGGLLADFLLSRKVLRLVTIRKLFTAVGVLVSSGILVPLPWVRTSRSTTMAFLVLSSASASLCDSGALINFLDIAPRYAGFLKGLLQVFSYLAGGIAPTVAGFFISQDTESGWRNVFLLAAAINVAGLLFYLIFGRAEVQDWAKDPTFTYL; from the exons atgtCTACTGAAGCAGACATCAAGGCGACAGTGGGAGACATTCCTAACGACAACAACTTAAATGTGACGCAAGAAGAATCCTGCAAGAAAG GCTTCTGCTCAATGAGGCATGGTCTGGCCCTCATCTTGCATCTCTGTAATTTTTCTATTTATACCCAAAAAATGAACTTGAGCATTGCCATAACAGCTATGGTGAACACCACAGTAGCCTCCAGCCAGCTCAATGTATCCACAGAAAGATCCACCCCCAACTCCCAAGACTTCTGGAATGAAACATTTCAGGAATCTAAG GCACCTGTGTATGACTGGGCTCCAGAGATCCAGGGAatcctcctcagctccctggacTATGGATCGTTTTTAGCTCCGATCCCCGCTGGCTATGTGGCTGGAGTATTTGGAGCCAAGTACGTGGTTGGTGCTGGCTTGTTCATTTCTTCAGTCCTGACTCTCTTCCTTCCACTGGCAGCCGATACTGGAGTAGCCTTGCTCATTGTCCTGCGGATCATCCAAGGCATTGCTCAG GTTATGGTATTAACAGGTCAGTTCTCAATATGGGTCAGATGGGCTCCCCCATCGGAAAGGAGTCAACTCACCACCATCGCTGCATCAG GGGCAATGCTTGGGACCTTCCTTGTCCTCATTGCTGGCGGTCTTCTTTGCCAGGCCCTAGGATGGCCTTATATCTTCTATATCTTTG GTGGAATTGGCTGTGCCTGTTGCCTGATATGGTTTCCTCTTGTATATGATGACCCTCAGAATCACCCCTTTGTCAGCACTGGTGAGAAGAGATACATTGTGTGTTCACTGGCTCAAGAG GATTGCTCTCTGGGCTGGTCTCTTCCCATAAAAGCCATGGTCAAATCTCTCCCACTTTGGGCCATTGTAGTTTCTTATTTCTGTGAATACTGGCTGTTATCGACGATAATGGCATACACGCCCACATACATCAGCTCTGTACTTCAAGCAAACCTCCGAGAC AGTGGCATCCTGTCGGCCCTGCCATTCGTGGTTGGCTGTATCTGCATTATCCTTGGAGGACTCTTGGCGGATTTTCTCCTCTCCAGGAAAGTCCTCCGACTTGTAACTATCAGGAAGCTCTTCACTGCCGTAG GTGTCCTTGTCTCGTCCGGGATCCTCGTGCCCCTGCCTTGGGTCAGAACTAGCCGGAGCACCACAATGGCCTTTTTGGTCCTATCTTCTGCCTCTGCCAGCCTCTGTGACTCAGGAGCCCTCATTAACTTCTTGGATATAGCTCCACG gtaCGCTGGCTTTCTCAAAGGACTATTGCAAGTCTTTTCTTATCTAGCCGGAGGCATAGCTCCTACTGTGGCTGGATTTTTCATCAGTCAG GACACAGAGTCTGGCTGGAGAAATGTCTTCTTGCTTGCAGCTGCTATTAATGTAGCAGGCCTGCTCTTCTACCTCATCTTCGGCCGAGCAGAGGTGCAGGACTGGGCTAAGGACCCGACATTCACCTATCTCTGA
- the Slc17a4 gene encoding probable small intestine urate exporter isoform X2, translated as MSTEADIKATVGDIPNDNNLNVTQEESCKKGFCSMRHGLALILHLCNFSIYTQKMNLSIAITAMVNTTVASSQLNVSTERSTPNSQDFWNETFQESKAPVYDWAPEIQGILLSSLDYGSFLAPIPAGYVAGVFGAKYVVGAGLFISSVLTLFLPLAADTGVALLIVLRIIQGIAQVMVLTGQFSIWVRWAPPSERSQLTTIAASGAMLGTFLVLIAGGLLCQALGWPYIFYIFGGIGCACCLIWFPLVYDDPQNHPFVSTGEKRYIVCSLAQEDCSLGWSLPIKAMVKSLPLWAIVVSYFCEYWLLSTIMAYTPTYISSVLQANLRDSGILSALPFVVGCICIILGGLLADFLLSRKVLRLVTIRKLFTAVGVLVSSGILVPLPWVRTSRSTTMAFLVLSSASASLCDSGALINFLDIAPRYAGFLKGLLQVFSYLAGGIAPTVAGFFISQDMQQQNSKSKMGAMKAGLS; from the exons atgtCTACTGAAGCAGACATCAAGGCGACAGTGGGAGACATTCCTAACGACAACAACTTAAATGTGACGCAAGAAGAATCCTGCAAGAAAG GCTTCTGCTCAATGAGGCATGGTCTGGCCCTCATCTTGCATCTCTGTAATTTTTCTATTTATACCCAAAAAATGAACTTGAGCATTGCCATAACAGCTATGGTGAACACCACAGTAGCCTCCAGCCAGCTCAATGTATCCACAGAAAGATCCACCCCCAACTCCCAAGACTTCTGGAATGAAACATTTCAGGAATCTAAG GCACCTGTGTATGACTGGGCTCCAGAGATCCAGGGAatcctcctcagctccctggacTATGGATCGTTTTTAGCTCCGATCCCCGCTGGCTATGTGGCTGGAGTATTTGGAGCCAAGTACGTGGTTGGTGCTGGCTTGTTCATTTCTTCAGTCCTGACTCTCTTCCTTCCACTGGCAGCCGATACTGGAGTAGCCTTGCTCATTGTCCTGCGGATCATCCAAGGCATTGCTCAG GTTATGGTATTAACAGGTCAGTTCTCAATATGGGTCAGATGGGCTCCCCCATCGGAAAGGAGTCAACTCACCACCATCGCTGCATCAG GGGCAATGCTTGGGACCTTCCTTGTCCTCATTGCTGGCGGTCTTCTTTGCCAGGCCCTAGGATGGCCTTATATCTTCTATATCTTTG GTGGAATTGGCTGTGCCTGTTGCCTGATATGGTTTCCTCTTGTATATGATGACCCTCAGAATCACCCCTTTGTCAGCACTGGTGAGAAGAGATACATTGTGTGTTCACTGGCTCAAGAG GATTGCTCTCTGGGCTGGTCTCTTCCCATAAAAGCCATGGTCAAATCTCTCCCACTTTGGGCCATTGTAGTTTCTTATTTCTGTGAATACTGGCTGTTATCGACGATAATGGCATACACGCCCACATACATCAGCTCTGTACTTCAAGCAAACCTCCGAGAC AGTGGCATCCTGTCGGCCCTGCCATTCGTGGTTGGCTGTATCTGCATTATCCTTGGAGGACTCTTGGCGGATTTTCTCCTCTCCAGGAAAGTCCTCCGACTTGTAACTATCAGGAAGCTCTTCACTGCCGTAG GTGTCCTTGTCTCGTCCGGGATCCTCGTGCCCCTGCCTTGGGTCAGAACTAGCCGGAGCACCACAATGGCCTTTTTGGTCCTATCTTCTGCCTCTGCCAGCCTCTGTGACTCAGGAGCCCTCATTAACTTCTTGGATATAGCTCCACG gtaCGCTGGCTTTCTCAAAGGACTATTGCAAGTCTTTTCTTATCTAGCCGGAGGCATAGCTCCTACTGTGGCTGGATTTTTCATCAGTCAG GACATGCAGCAGCAAAATTCCAAGAGCAAGATGGGAGCCATGAAGGCTGGGCTGAGTTAG